The Desulfitobacterium chlororespirans DSM 11544 genome contains a region encoding:
- a CDS encoding signal peptidase I, which yields MSSTKYTSRQQIEDMRKKIQVEKQKKTDLHSPKKLIQSRWGRRNSLLKVVSGILFGAVVIVLLFSLVSINVAKSRGEIPNIFGYYLFVIESGSMEPTLKVGTVIISRRPGEPDRLEESDIVTFRTRSGAIVTHRIIEVIEEGEGNIRYLTKGDNPNNATDQEALTPERVIGVFLARLPLL from the coding sequence ATGTCCTCCACAAAATACACAAGCCGGCAGCAAATAGAAGATATGCGCAAAAAGATCCAGGTTGAAAAACAGAAGAAGACTGATCTGCATAGTCCCAAAAAGCTTATACAAAGCAGATGGGGACGCAGAAACAGTCTTCTGAAAGTTGTCAGCGGGATCCTTTTTGGTGCTGTGGTTATAGTTTTACTCTTTTCTTTGGTGTCTATTAATGTGGCCAAGAGCAGAGGAGAGATTCCCAATATTTTCGGTTATTATTTGTTTGTGATTGAATCAGGAAGTATGGAACCAACCTTGAAGGTTGGCACAGTTATTATTTCTCGCAGACCTGGAGAGCCAGATAGGTTAGAGGAAAGTGATATCGTAACCTTTCGAACTCGATCAGGTGCCATAGTGACCCATCGCATCATTGAAGTGATCGAGGAAGGAGAGGGGAATATACGCTATCTGACCAAAGGCGATAATCCCAACAACGCCACTGATCAGGAAGCACTTACTCCAGAGCGTGTAATTGGAGTGTTTTTAGCGAGACTGCCTTTATTATAA